The following coding sequences lie in one Desmodus rotundus isolate HL8 chromosome 1, HLdesRot8A.1, whole genome shotgun sequence genomic window:
- the ZNF263 gene encoding zinc finger protein 263 isoform X2: MASGLGSQDQEGLLIVKLEEDCAWSQELLPPDPRPSPEASHLRFRRFRFQEAAGPREALSRLQELCHGWLRPEMRTKEQILEQLVLEQFLIILPQEIQSRVQELRPESGEEAVTLVEDMQRELGKLRQQLPESLEDVAMYISQEEWGHQDPSKRAVSRDTVQESYENVDSLESQVSNQEALSTQVEQGRKPWDPSVQTYKEGLNPRSPASGEEKFEIREESTQSISPESIHLQVLLPGQARGEVPWSPEQGRPGDRAEGHWEPLPDDRMEQSLVGATGCREVGQPKELQRKKLHLCPLCGKNFSNNSNLIRHQRIHAAERLCMGVECSEIFGGSPHFLSLHRAHLGEEAHKCLECGKSFSQNTHLTRHQRTHTGEKPYQCNVCGKSFSCNSNLHRHQRTHTGEKPYKCPECGEIFAHSSNLLRHQRIHTGERPYKCAECGKSFSRSSHLVIHERTHEKERLYPFSECGEAMNDRSPFLTNHGTPKAEKKLFECLTCGKSFRQGMHLTRHQRTHTGEKPYKCTLCGENFSHRSNLIRHQRIHTGEKPYTCHECGDSFSHSSNRIRHLRTHTGERPYKCSECGESFSRSSRLMSHQRTHTG; encoded by the exons ATGGCGTCGGGCTTGGGCTCCCAGGATCAGGAAGGGCTGCTGATAGTGAAATTGGAGGAGGACTGCGCCTGGAGCCAGGAACTGCTGCCACCGGACCCAAGGCCCAGCCCGGAGGCCTCCCACCTGCGCTTCAGACGGTTTCGCTTCCAAGAGGCCGCTGGGCCCCGGGAAGCCCTCAGTCGTCTCCAGGAGCTTTGCCATGGATGGCTGCGGCCTGAGATGCGCACCAAGGAGCAGATCCTAGAGCAACTGGTGCTGGAGCAGTTTCTAATCATCCTGCCTCAGGAGATTCAGAGCAGAGTGCAGGAGCTGCGTCCGGAGAGCGGCGAGGAAGCAGTGACCCTTGTGGAAGATATGCAGAGAGAGCTTGGCAAATTGAGGCAGCAG TTGCCTGAGAGCTTAGAGGACGTGGCTATGTACATCTCCCAGGAGGAGTGGGGGCATCAGGACCCTAGTAAGAGGGCTGTCTCCAGGGACACGGTGCAGGAGAGTTATGAGAATGTGGACTCACTGG AATCTCAGGTTTCCAATCAGGAGGCCCTGAGCACTCAGGTGGAACAAGGAAGAAAACCATGGGATCCCAGTGTCCAGACTTACAAGGAGGGACTGAACCCCAGAAGCCCCGCTTCAG GGGAAGAGAAATTTGAGATTCGGGAAGAAAGTACTCAGTCTATTTCCCCTGAGAGCATCCATCTGCAGGTGCTTCTGCCTGGCCAGGCCAGAGGGGAGGTGCCCTGGAGTCCTGAGCAGGGACggcctggggacagggcagaAGGGCACTGGGAGCCTCTCCCAGATGATCGGATGGAGCAGTCCTTAGTGGGGGCCACAGGTTGCAGAGAAGTGGGACAACCAAAGGAACTGCAGCGGAAGAAGCTCCACTTATGCCCGTTATGTGGCAAAAATTTCTCTAATAACTCAAACCTAATTAGGCACCAGAGAATACATGCAGCAGAAAGGCTGTGTATGGGTGTGGAGTGCAGTGAAATCTTTGGTGGGAGCCCCCACTTTTTATCACTACACAGAGCACACTTGGGAGAGGAGGCCCATAAGTGCCTCGAATGTGGAAAAAGCTTCAGTCAGAATACCCACCTGACTCGCCATCAACGCACCCACACAGGTGAGAAGCCCTATCAATGTAATGTATGTGGAAAAAGCTTCTCTTGCAACTCCAACCTCCACAGACACCAGAGAACACACACTGGTGAAAAGCCCTATAAGTGCCCTGAGTGCGGGGAGATCTTTGCTCACAGTTCCAATCTCCTTAGGCACCAGAGAATTCACACGGGAGAGAGACCCTATAAGTGTGCTGAGTGTGGAAAAAGTTTTTCTCGAAGTTCCCACCTTGTCATACATGAAAGAACTCATGAGAAAGAGAGGCTTTACCCCTTCTCCGAGTGTGGGGAAGCAATGAATGACCGCAGCCCCTTTCTTACAAATCATGGAACCCCCAAGGCAGAGAAGAAACTCTTTGAATGTTTGACTTGTGGGAAAAGCTTCCGGCAGGGCATGCATCTCACCAGACATCAGAGAAcgcacacaggagagaaaccataTAAATGTACCCTTTGTGGAGAAAACTTTTCTCATAGATCCAACTTAATCAGGCACCAGAGAATTCACACGGGAGAGAAACCCTATACCTGTCATGAATGTGGAGACAGTTTCTCTCACAGCTCCAATCGGATTCGTCATCTAAGGACCCATACAGGAGAGAGACCCTATAAATGTTCTGAATGTGGAGAAAGCTTTTCTCGAAGTTCACGCCTTATGAGTCATCAGAGAACTCACACCGGATAA
- the ZNF263 gene encoding zinc finger protein 263 isoform X7 encodes MASGLGSQDQEGLLIVKLEEDCAWSQELLPPDPRPSPEASHLRFRRFRFQEAAGPREALSRLQELCHGWLRPEMRTKEQILEQLVLEQFLIILPQEIQSRVQELRPESGEEAVTLVEDMQRELGKLRQQVTNHGLGTEVLSEEPLSLETERKSPSFKLEPMETERSPGPRLQELLGPSPKRDPQAIKERALSAPWLSLFPPEGNLEDKMTGPQLPESLEDVAMYISQEEWGHQDPSKRAVSRDTVQESYENVDSLESQVSNQEALSTQVEQGRKPWDPSVQTYKEGLNPRSPASEHTWERRPISASNVEKASVRIPT; translated from the exons ATGGCGTCGGGCTTGGGCTCCCAGGATCAGGAAGGGCTGCTGATAGTGAAATTGGAGGAGGACTGCGCCTGGAGCCAGGAACTGCTGCCACCGGACCCAAGGCCCAGCCCGGAGGCCTCCCACCTGCGCTTCAGACGGTTTCGCTTCCAAGAGGCCGCTGGGCCCCGGGAAGCCCTCAGTCGTCTCCAGGAGCTTTGCCATGGATGGCTGCGGCCTGAGATGCGCACCAAGGAGCAGATCCTAGAGCAACTGGTGCTGGAGCAGTTTCTAATCATCCTGCCTCAGGAGATTCAGAGCAGAGTGCAGGAGCTGCGTCCGGAGAGCGGCGAGGAAGCAGTGACCCTTGTGGAAGATATGCAGAGAGAGCTTGGCAAATTGAGGCAGCAG GTCACAAACCATGGGCTGGGAACAGAAGTGCTTTCGGAGGAGCCTTTGTCTCTGGAAACAGAACGAAAGTCACCGAGCTTCAAGCTGGAGCCAATGGAGACTGAGCGaagccctgggcccaggctgcaggAGCTGCTAGGCCCCAGCCCTAAAAGGGACCCACAGGCTATAAAGGAGAGGG CATTATCTGCTCCCtggctttctctctttcctcccgaAGGAAACTTGGAAGACAAGATGACTGGGCCCCAG TTGCCTGAGAGCTTAGAGGACGTGGCTATGTACATCTCCCAGGAGGAGTGGGGGCATCAGGACCCTAGTAAGAGGGCTGTCTCCAGGGACACGGTGCAGGAGAGTTATGAGAATGTGGACTCACTGG AATCTCAGGTTTCCAATCAGGAGGCCCTGAGCACTCAGGTGGAACAAGGAAGAAAACCATGGGATCCCAGTGTCCAGACTTACAAGGAGGGACTGAACCCCAGAAGCCCCGCTTCAG AGCACACTTGGGAGAGGAGGCCCATAAGTGCCTCGAATGTGGAAAAAGCTTCAGTCAGAATACCCACCTGA
- the ZNF263 gene encoding zinc finger protein 263 isoform X1, with product MASGLGSQDQEGLLIVKLEEDCAWSQELLPPDPRPSPEASHLRFRRFRFQEAAGPREALSRLQELCHGWLRPEMRTKEQILEQLVLEQFLIILPQEIQSRVQELRPESGEEAVTLVEDMQRELGKLRQQVTNHGLGTEVLSEEPLSLETERKSPSFKLEPMETERSPGPRLQELLGPSPKRDPQAIKERALSAPWLSLFPPEGNLEDKMTGPQLPESLEDVAMYISQEEWGHQDPSKRAVSRDTVQESYENVDSLESQVSNQEALSTQVEQGRKPWDPSVQTYKEGLNPRSPASGEEKFEIREESTQSISPESIHLQVLLPGQARGEVPWSPEQGRPGDRAEGHWEPLPDDRMEQSLVGATGCREVGQPKELQRKKLHLCPLCGKNFSNNSNLIRHQRIHAAERLCMGVECSEIFGGSPHFLSLHRAHLGEEAHKCLECGKSFSQNTHLTRHQRTHTGEKPYQCNVCGKSFSCNSNLHRHQRTHTGEKPYKCPECGEIFAHSSNLLRHQRIHTGERPYKCAECGKSFSRSSHLVIHERTHEKERLYPFSECGEAMNDRSPFLTNHGTPKAEKKLFECLTCGKSFRQGMHLTRHQRTHTGEKPYKCTLCGENFSHRSNLIRHQRIHTGEKPYTCHECGDSFSHSSNRIRHLRTHTGERPYKCSECGESFSRSSRLMSHQRTHTG from the exons ATGGCGTCGGGCTTGGGCTCCCAGGATCAGGAAGGGCTGCTGATAGTGAAATTGGAGGAGGACTGCGCCTGGAGCCAGGAACTGCTGCCACCGGACCCAAGGCCCAGCCCGGAGGCCTCCCACCTGCGCTTCAGACGGTTTCGCTTCCAAGAGGCCGCTGGGCCCCGGGAAGCCCTCAGTCGTCTCCAGGAGCTTTGCCATGGATGGCTGCGGCCTGAGATGCGCACCAAGGAGCAGATCCTAGAGCAACTGGTGCTGGAGCAGTTTCTAATCATCCTGCCTCAGGAGATTCAGAGCAGAGTGCAGGAGCTGCGTCCGGAGAGCGGCGAGGAAGCAGTGACCCTTGTGGAAGATATGCAGAGAGAGCTTGGCAAATTGAGGCAGCAG GTCACAAACCATGGGCTGGGAACAGAAGTGCTTTCGGAGGAGCCTTTGTCTCTGGAAACAGAACGAAAGTCACCGAGCTTCAAGCTGGAGCCAATGGAGACTGAGCGaagccctgggcccaggctgcaggAGCTGCTAGGCCCCAGCCCTAAAAGGGACCCACAGGCTATAAAGGAGAGGG CATTATCTGCTCCCtggctttctctctttcctcccgaAGGAAACTTGGAAGACAAGATGACTGGGCCCCAG TTGCCTGAGAGCTTAGAGGACGTGGCTATGTACATCTCCCAGGAGGAGTGGGGGCATCAGGACCCTAGTAAGAGGGCTGTCTCCAGGGACACGGTGCAGGAGAGTTATGAGAATGTGGACTCACTGG AATCTCAGGTTTCCAATCAGGAGGCCCTGAGCACTCAGGTGGAACAAGGAAGAAAACCATGGGATCCCAGTGTCCAGACTTACAAGGAGGGACTGAACCCCAGAAGCCCCGCTTCAG GGGAAGAGAAATTTGAGATTCGGGAAGAAAGTACTCAGTCTATTTCCCCTGAGAGCATCCATCTGCAGGTGCTTCTGCCTGGCCAGGCCAGAGGGGAGGTGCCCTGGAGTCCTGAGCAGGGACggcctggggacagggcagaAGGGCACTGGGAGCCTCTCCCAGATGATCGGATGGAGCAGTCCTTAGTGGGGGCCACAGGTTGCAGAGAAGTGGGACAACCAAAGGAACTGCAGCGGAAGAAGCTCCACTTATGCCCGTTATGTGGCAAAAATTTCTCTAATAACTCAAACCTAATTAGGCACCAGAGAATACATGCAGCAGAAAGGCTGTGTATGGGTGTGGAGTGCAGTGAAATCTTTGGTGGGAGCCCCCACTTTTTATCACTACACAGAGCACACTTGGGAGAGGAGGCCCATAAGTGCCTCGAATGTGGAAAAAGCTTCAGTCAGAATACCCACCTGACTCGCCATCAACGCACCCACACAGGTGAGAAGCCCTATCAATGTAATGTATGTGGAAAAAGCTTCTCTTGCAACTCCAACCTCCACAGACACCAGAGAACACACACTGGTGAAAAGCCCTATAAGTGCCCTGAGTGCGGGGAGATCTTTGCTCACAGTTCCAATCTCCTTAGGCACCAGAGAATTCACACGGGAGAGAGACCCTATAAGTGTGCTGAGTGTGGAAAAAGTTTTTCTCGAAGTTCCCACCTTGTCATACATGAAAGAACTCATGAGAAAGAGAGGCTTTACCCCTTCTCCGAGTGTGGGGAAGCAATGAATGACCGCAGCCCCTTTCTTACAAATCATGGAACCCCCAAGGCAGAGAAGAAACTCTTTGAATGTTTGACTTGTGGGAAAAGCTTCCGGCAGGGCATGCATCTCACCAGACATCAGAGAAcgcacacaggagagaaaccataTAAATGTACCCTTTGTGGAGAAAACTTTTCTCATAGATCCAACTTAATCAGGCACCAGAGAATTCACACGGGAGAGAAACCCTATACCTGTCATGAATGTGGAGACAGTTTCTCTCACAGCTCCAATCGGATTCGTCATCTAAGGACCCATACAGGAGAGAGACCCTATAAATGTTCTGAATGTGGAGAAAGCTTTTCTCGAAGTTCACGCCTTATGAGTCATCAGAGAACTCACACCGGATAA
- the ZNF263 gene encoding zinc finger protein 263 isoform X8, with the protein MASGLGSQDQEGLLIVKLEEDCAWSQELLPPDPRPSPEASHLRFRRFRFQEAAGPREALSRLQELCHGWLRPEMRTKEQILEQLVLEQFLIILPQEIQSRVQELRPESGEEAVTLVEDMQRELGKLRQQVTNHGLGTEVLSEEPLSLETERKSPSFKLEPMETERSPGPRLQELLGPSPKRDPQAIKERALSAPWLSLFPPEGNLEDKMTGPQLPESLEDVAMYISQEEWGHQDPSKRAVSRDTVQESYENVDSLESQVSNQEALSTQVEQGRKPWDPSVQTYKEGLNPRSPASGR; encoded by the exons ATGGCGTCGGGCTTGGGCTCCCAGGATCAGGAAGGGCTGCTGATAGTGAAATTGGAGGAGGACTGCGCCTGGAGCCAGGAACTGCTGCCACCGGACCCAAGGCCCAGCCCGGAGGCCTCCCACCTGCGCTTCAGACGGTTTCGCTTCCAAGAGGCCGCTGGGCCCCGGGAAGCCCTCAGTCGTCTCCAGGAGCTTTGCCATGGATGGCTGCGGCCTGAGATGCGCACCAAGGAGCAGATCCTAGAGCAACTGGTGCTGGAGCAGTTTCTAATCATCCTGCCTCAGGAGATTCAGAGCAGAGTGCAGGAGCTGCGTCCGGAGAGCGGCGAGGAAGCAGTGACCCTTGTGGAAGATATGCAGAGAGAGCTTGGCAAATTGAGGCAGCAG GTCACAAACCATGGGCTGGGAACAGAAGTGCTTTCGGAGGAGCCTTTGTCTCTGGAAACAGAACGAAAGTCACCGAGCTTCAAGCTGGAGCCAATGGAGACTGAGCGaagccctgggcccaggctgcaggAGCTGCTAGGCCCCAGCCCTAAAAGGGACCCACAGGCTATAAAGGAGAGGG CATTATCTGCTCCCtggctttctctctttcctcccgaAGGAAACTTGGAAGACAAGATGACTGGGCCCCAG TTGCCTGAGAGCTTAGAGGACGTGGCTATGTACATCTCCCAGGAGGAGTGGGGGCATCAGGACCCTAGTAAGAGGGCTGTCTCCAGGGACACGGTGCAGGAGAGTTATGAGAATGTGGACTCACTGG AATCTCAGGTTTCCAATCAGGAGGCCCTGAGCACTCAGGTGGAACAAGGAAGAAAACCATGGGATCCCAGTGTCCAGACTTACAAGGAGGGACTGAACCCCAGAAGCCCCGCTTCAG GAAGGTAG
- the ZNF263 gene encoding zinc finger protein 263 isoform X5: MASGLGSQDQEGLLIVKLEEDCAWSQELLPPDPRPSPEASHLRFRRFRFQEAAGPREALSRLQELCHGWLRPEMRTKEQILEQLVLEQFLIILPQEIQSRVQELRPESGEEAVTLVEDMQRELGKLRQQVTNHGLGTEVLSEEPLSLETERKSPSFKLEPMETERSPGPRLQELLGPSPKRDPQAIKERALSAPWLSLFPPEGNLEDKMTGPQLPESLEDVAMYISQEEWGHQDPSKRAVSRDTVQESYENVDSLESQVSNQEALSTQVEQGRKPWDPSVQTYKEGLNPRSPASVLICLPSALVGGPAVHSLAGLVVKGPTKVAAADQDE, encoded by the exons ATGGCGTCGGGCTTGGGCTCCCAGGATCAGGAAGGGCTGCTGATAGTGAAATTGGAGGAGGACTGCGCCTGGAGCCAGGAACTGCTGCCACCGGACCCAAGGCCCAGCCCGGAGGCCTCCCACCTGCGCTTCAGACGGTTTCGCTTCCAAGAGGCCGCTGGGCCCCGGGAAGCCCTCAGTCGTCTCCAGGAGCTTTGCCATGGATGGCTGCGGCCTGAGATGCGCACCAAGGAGCAGATCCTAGAGCAACTGGTGCTGGAGCAGTTTCTAATCATCCTGCCTCAGGAGATTCAGAGCAGAGTGCAGGAGCTGCGTCCGGAGAGCGGCGAGGAAGCAGTGACCCTTGTGGAAGATATGCAGAGAGAGCTTGGCAAATTGAGGCAGCAG GTCACAAACCATGGGCTGGGAACAGAAGTGCTTTCGGAGGAGCCTTTGTCTCTGGAAACAGAACGAAAGTCACCGAGCTTCAAGCTGGAGCCAATGGAGACTGAGCGaagccctgggcccaggctgcaggAGCTGCTAGGCCCCAGCCCTAAAAGGGACCCACAGGCTATAAAGGAGAGGG CATTATCTGCTCCCtggctttctctctttcctcccgaAGGAAACTTGGAAGACAAGATGACTGGGCCCCAG TTGCCTGAGAGCTTAGAGGACGTGGCTATGTACATCTCCCAGGAGGAGTGGGGGCATCAGGACCCTAGTAAGAGGGCTGTCTCCAGGGACACGGTGCAGGAGAGTTATGAGAATGTGGACTCACTGG AATCTCAGGTTTCCAATCAGGAGGCCCTGAGCACTCAGGTGGAACAAGGAAGAAAACCATGGGATCCCAGTGTCCAGACTTACAAGGAGGGACTGAACCCCAGAAGCCCCGCTTCAG TGTTGATCTGTCTCCCATCTGCTTTGGTTGGAGGACCTGCTGTTCATAGTCTTGCTGGGTTGGTCGTGAAGGGTCCCACAAAGGTGGCAGCAGCAGACCAGGATGAGTAG
- the ZNF263 gene encoding zinc finger protein 263 isoform X6, translated as MASGLGSQDQEGLLIVKLEEDCAWSQELLPPDPRPSPEASHLRFRRFRFQEAAGPREALSRLQELCHGWLRPEMRTKEQILEQLVLEQFLIILPQEIQSRVQELRPESGEEAVTLVEDMQRELGKLRQQVTNHGLGTEVLSEEPLSLETERKSPSFKLEPMETERSPGPRLQELLGPSPKRDPQAIKERALSAPWLSLFPPEGNLEDKMTGPQLPESLEDVAMYISQEEWGHQDPSKRAVSRDTVQESYENVDSLESQVSNQEALSTQVEQGRKPWDPSVQTYKEGLNPRSPASGPAVHSLAGLVVKGPTKVAAADQDE; from the exons ATGGCGTCGGGCTTGGGCTCCCAGGATCAGGAAGGGCTGCTGATAGTGAAATTGGAGGAGGACTGCGCCTGGAGCCAGGAACTGCTGCCACCGGACCCAAGGCCCAGCCCGGAGGCCTCCCACCTGCGCTTCAGACGGTTTCGCTTCCAAGAGGCCGCTGGGCCCCGGGAAGCCCTCAGTCGTCTCCAGGAGCTTTGCCATGGATGGCTGCGGCCTGAGATGCGCACCAAGGAGCAGATCCTAGAGCAACTGGTGCTGGAGCAGTTTCTAATCATCCTGCCTCAGGAGATTCAGAGCAGAGTGCAGGAGCTGCGTCCGGAGAGCGGCGAGGAAGCAGTGACCCTTGTGGAAGATATGCAGAGAGAGCTTGGCAAATTGAGGCAGCAG GTCACAAACCATGGGCTGGGAACAGAAGTGCTTTCGGAGGAGCCTTTGTCTCTGGAAACAGAACGAAAGTCACCGAGCTTCAAGCTGGAGCCAATGGAGACTGAGCGaagccctgggcccaggctgcaggAGCTGCTAGGCCCCAGCCCTAAAAGGGACCCACAGGCTATAAAGGAGAGGG CATTATCTGCTCCCtggctttctctctttcctcccgaAGGAAACTTGGAAGACAAGATGACTGGGCCCCAG TTGCCTGAGAGCTTAGAGGACGTGGCTATGTACATCTCCCAGGAGGAGTGGGGGCATCAGGACCCTAGTAAGAGGGCTGTCTCCAGGGACACGGTGCAGGAGAGTTATGAGAATGTGGACTCACTGG AATCTCAGGTTTCCAATCAGGAGGCCCTGAGCACTCAGGTGGAACAAGGAAGAAAACCATGGGATCCCAGTGTCCAGACTTACAAGGAGGGACTGAACCCCAGAAGCCCCGCTTCAG GACCTGCTGTTCATAGTCTTGCTGGGTTGGTCGTGAAGGGTCCCACAAAGGTGGCAGCAGCAGACCAGGATGAGTAG
- the ZNF263 gene encoding zinc finger protein 263 isoform X4, with protein sequence MASGLGSQDQEGLLIVKLEEDCAWSQELLPPDPRPSPEASHLRFRRFRFQEAAGPREALSRLQELCHGWLRPEMRTKEQILEQLVLEQFLIILPQEIQSRVQELRPESGEEAVTLVEDMQRELGKLRQQVTNHGLGTEVLSEEPLSLETERKSPSFKLEPMETERSPGPRLQELLGPSPKRDPQAIKERALSAPWLSLFPPEGNLEDKMTGPQLPESLEDVAMYISQEEWGHQDPSKRAVSRDTVQESYENVDSLESQVSNQEALSTQVEQGRKPWDPSVQTYKEGLNPRSPASGTREFTRERDPISVLSVEKVFLEVPTLSYMKELMRKRGFTPSPSVGKQ encoded by the exons ATGGCGTCGGGCTTGGGCTCCCAGGATCAGGAAGGGCTGCTGATAGTGAAATTGGAGGAGGACTGCGCCTGGAGCCAGGAACTGCTGCCACCGGACCCAAGGCCCAGCCCGGAGGCCTCCCACCTGCGCTTCAGACGGTTTCGCTTCCAAGAGGCCGCTGGGCCCCGGGAAGCCCTCAGTCGTCTCCAGGAGCTTTGCCATGGATGGCTGCGGCCTGAGATGCGCACCAAGGAGCAGATCCTAGAGCAACTGGTGCTGGAGCAGTTTCTAATCATCCTGCCTCAGGAGATTCAGAGCAGAGTGCAGGAGCTGCGTCCGGAGAGCGGCGAGGAAGCAGTGACCCTTGTGGAAGATATGCAGAGAGAGCTTGGCAAATTGAGGCAGCAG GTCACAAACCATGGGCTGGGAACAGAAGTGCTTTCGGAGGAGCCTTTGTCTCTGGAAACAGAACGAAAGTCACCGAGCTTCAAGCTGGAGCCAATGGAGACTGAGCGaagccctgggcccaggctgcaggAGCTGCTAGGCCCCAGCCCTAAAAGGGACCCACAGGCTATAAAGGAGAGGG CATTATCTGCTCCCtggctttctctctttcctcccgaAGGAAACTTGGAAGACAAGATGACTGGGCCCCAG TTGCCTGAGAGCTTAGAGGACGTGGCTATGTACATCTCCCAGGAGGAGTGGGGGCATCAGGACCCTAGTAAGAGGGCTGTCTCCAGGGACACGGTGCAGGAGAGTTATGAGAATGTGGACTCACTGG AATCTCAGGTTTCCAATCAGGAGGCCCTGAGCACTCAGGTGGAACAAGGAAGAAAACCATGGGATCCCAGTGTCCAGACTTACAAGGAGGGACTGAACCCCAGAAGCCCCGCTTCAG GCACCAGAGAATTCACACGGGAGAGAGACCCTATAAGTGTGCTGAGTGTGGAAAAAGTTTTTCTCGAAGTTCCCACCTTGTCATACATGAAAGAACTCATGAGAAAGAGAGGCTTTACCCCTTCTCCGAGTGTGGGGAAGCAATGA
- the ZNF263 gene encoding zinc finger protein 263 isoform X3 has translation MASGLGSQDQEGLLIVKLEEDCAWSQELLPPDPRPSPEASHLRFRRFRFQEAAGPREALSRLQELCHGWLRPEMRTKEQILEQLVLEQFLIILPQEIQSRVQELRPESGEEAVTLVEDMQRELGKLRQQVTNHGLGTEVLSEEPLSLETERKSPSFKLEPMETERSPGPRLQELLGPSPKRDPQAIKERALSAPWLSLFPPEGNLEDKMTGPQLPESLEDVAMYISQEEWGHQDPSKRAVSRDTVQESYENVDSLESQVSNQEALSTQVEQGRKPWDPSVQTYKEGLNPRSPASGEEKFEIREESTQSISPESIHLQVLLPGQARGEVPWSPEQGRPGDRAEGHWEPLPDDRMEQSLVGATGCREVGQPKELQRKKLHLCPLCGKNFSNNSNLIRHQRIHAAERLCMGVECSEIFGGSPHFLSLHRAHLGEEAHKCLECGKSFSQNTHLTRHQRTHTGTREFTRERDPISVLSVEKVFLEVPTLSYMKELMRKRGFTPSPSVGKQ, from the exons ATGGCGTCGGGCTTGGGCTCCCAGGATCAGGAAGGGCTGCTGATAGTGAAATTGGAGGAGGACTGCGCCTGGAGCCAGGAACTGCTGCCACCGGACCCAAGGCCCAGCCCGGAGGCCTCCCACCTGCGCTTCAGACGGTTTCGCTTCCAAGAGGCCGCTGGGCCCCGGGAAGCCCTCAGTCGTCTCCAGGAGCTTTGCCATGGATGGCTGCGGCCTGAGATGCGCACCAAGGAGCAGATCCTAGAGCAACTGGTGCTGGAGCAGTTTCTAATCATCCTGCCTCAGGAGATTCAGAGCAGAGTGCAGGAGCTGCGTCCGGAGAGCGGCGAGGAAGCAGTGACCCTTGTGGAAGATATGCAGAGAGAGCTTGGCAAATTGAGGCAGCAG GTCACAAACCATGGGCTGGGAACAGAAGTGCTTTCGGAGGAGCCTTTGTCTCTGGAAACAGAACGAAAGTCACCGAGCTTCAAGCTGGAGCCAATGGAGACTGAGCGaagccctgggcccaggctgcaggAGCTGCTAGGCCCCAGCCCTAAAAGGGACCCACAGGCTATAAAGGAGAGGG CATTATCTGCTCCCtggctttctctctttcctcccgaAGGAAACTTGGAAGACAAGATGACTGGGCCCCAG TTGCCTGAGAGCTTAGAGGACGTGGCTATGTACATCTCCCAGGAGGAGTGGGGGCATCAGGACCCTAGTAAGAGGGCTGTCTCCAGGGACACGGTGCAGGAGAGTTATGAGAATGTGGACTCACTGG AATCTCAGGTTTCCAATCAGGAGGCCCTGAGCACTCAGGTGGAACAAGGAAGAAAACCATGGGATCCCAGTGTCCAGACTTACAAGGAGGGACTGAACCCCAGAAGCCCCGCTTCAG GGGAAGAGAAATTTGAGATTCGGGAAGAAAGTACTCAGTCTATTTCCCCTGAGAGCATCCATCTGCAGGTGCTTCTGCCTGGCCAGGCCAGAGGGGAGGTGCCCTGGAGTCCTGAGCAGGGACggcctggggacagggcagaAGGGCACTGGGAGCCTCTCCCAGATGATCGGATGGAGCAGTCCTTAGTGGGGGCCACAGGTTGCAGAGAAGTGGGACAACCAAAGGAACTGCAGCGGAAGAAGCTCCACTTATGCCCGTTATGTGGCAAAAATTTCTCTAATAACTCAAACCTAATTAGGCACCAGAGAATACATGCAGCAGAAAGGCTGTGTATGGGTGTGGAGTGCAGTGAAATCTTTGGTGGGAGCCCCCACTTTTTATCACTACACAGAGCACACTTGGGAGAGGAGGCCCATAAGTGCCTCGAATGTGGAAAAAGCTTCAGTCAGAATACCCACCTGACTCGCCATCAACGCACCCACACAG GCACCAGAGAATTCACACGGGAGAGAGACCCTATAAGTGTGCTGAGTGTGGAAAAAGTTTTTCTCGAAGTTCCCACCTTGTCATACATGAAAGAACTCATGAGAAAGAGAGGCTTTACCCCTTCTCCGAGTGTGGGGAAGCAATGA